One window of Sphingomonas sp. KC8 genomic DNA carries:
- a CDS encoding M14 family metallopeptidase yields MKSYLVRSLAAAALASTMLQAAPLLAETVPSPKSVLGQDVASDYYLANYDESLNYFRKLAASSNRIKLVDAGKTTQGREMVYAIISSPENLQKFEHYKEVSRRLGEARDLTDADARKLAHESKVIVHIDGGMHASEVADHQLPIALAHHLLSAKNDAEVAAILDNVILVLWPTLNPDGQNMVVDWYRKNLGTPYETSRMPWLYQEYVGHDNNRDGYMLNMLESQVATRAQQDYAPVIWYSHHQVAPFPARIWMPPFADPVSSNISPNMRIWTNAIGTNMMTRFEKEQKPGAIAQAKFDNWYPGFLDYTHVFRNTISFFTEVSHDSATPKTYKVEEFPKAFRDLKAQIMYPSPWKGGLWRLKDSVDYMMTASMSVLDTATKYREDLLFNRYQAARDTISQYAAEGPYAYVISSGQADMPEAALLAQKMIDHGLKVHQARTAINLGGVTYPAGSWVLLTDQPYARLAVELFEKQKYPDAILDGSGKPVDLPYDVTGWTLPLQMGVRVDTIKTPLDARIKGQLGEIASAALPKSSIVGKGNVFALSRKVNASFVAVNEILSKGGRIGLSTGAVTTDKGAETGAIIVEGISRAALLPILEKQRINATAMAAAPAVNGIAAAKVGLYRPWGANMYDEGWTRWLLEQSNYAPASIYNADMKAGSLSAKFDTIILPDINGPSAEKIAEEQRKKAAAGEKTSTRRPGPIGTLLDGLSSTDVPASYAGGIGDDGAAALKAFVADGGTLIALNNASDAVIDLFDLPVTNILKNAKSTEFFCSGALLEIGLNGASVATAGLPANPVVMFERGPAFEPKPGFNGQILASYAPDKNPLQSGVLLYPEKIQGKAAAMEVAYGKGKIYLYGFKPQWRAQSHGTYKFLYNLLYKQKDDASTPAHH; encoded by the coding sequence ATGAAATCATATCTGGTTCGTTCTTTGGCCGCGGCCGCGCTTGCATCCACCATGCTGCAGGCTGCGCCCCTTCTTGCGGAAACGGTGCCTTCGCCCAAATCCGTGCTCGGCCAAGACGTGGCATCCGACTATTATCTCGCCAACTATGATGAATCGCTGAACTATTTCAGGAAGCTGGCCGCCAGTTCGAATCGCATCAAGCTGGTCGACGCGGGCAAGACGACACAGGGCCGCGAGATGGTCTACGCCATCATCTCCTCGCCGGAAAACCTGCAGAAATTCGAGCATTATAAGGAAGTCTCGCGCAGGCTTGGTGAAGCCCGCGACCTGACCGACGCGGATGCACGCAAGCTGGCACATGAATCCAAGGTCATCGTCCATATCGATGGCGGCATGCATGCCAGCGAAGTGGCCGACCACCAGTTGCCGATCGCGCTGGCTCATCATCTGCTTTCAGCCAAGAACGACGCCGAAGTCGCCGCGATCCTGGATAATGTGATCCTCGTGCTGTGGCCGACGCTGAACCCCGATGGCCAGAACATGGTGGTCGACTGGTATCGCAAGAACCTTGGCACGCCATATGAAACGAGCCGCATGCCATGGCTTTATCAGGAATATGTTGGCCACGATAACAACCGTGACGGCTATATGCTGAACATGCTGGAAAGCCAGGTCGCCACCCGGGCACAGCAGGATTACGCGCCGGTCATCTGGTATTCGCACCACCAGGTCGCCCCGTTCCCGGCCCGCATCTGGATGCCCCCCTTTGCGGATCCGGTTTCGAGCAATATCAGCCCCAACATGCGCATCTGGACCAACGCCATTGGCACCAACATGATGACGCGTTTTGAAAAAGAACAGAAGCCGGGCGCGATCGCGCAGGCCAAGTTCGACAACTGGTATCCGGGCTTTCTGGATTATACCCATGTGTTCCGGAACACGATTTCCTTCTTCACCGAAGTGTCGCACGACAGCGCCACGCCCAAGACGTACAAGGTTGAGGAATTTCCCAAAGCCTTCCGCGATCTGAAGGCGCAGATCATGTATCCTTCGCCGTGGAAGGGCGGCCTGTGGCGGCTGAAGGATTCGGTCGACTATATGATGACCGCTTCCATGTCGGTGCTGGACACGGCGACCAAATATCGCGAAGATCTGCTCTTCAACCGATATCAGGCAGCCCGCGACACCATCAGCCAATATGCGGCCGAAGGGCCTTACGCCTATGTCATTTCGTCGGGACAGGCGGACATGCCGGAAGCGGCGCTGCTCGCGCAGAAGATGATCGATCATGGCTTGAAGGTTCATCAGGCCAGAACGGCAATCAATCTGGGCGGCGTCACCTACCCGGCTGGATCATGGGTATTGCTTACCGATCAACCCTATGCCCGGCTGGCGGTGGAACTGTTTGAAAAGCAGAAATATCCCGATGCCATCCTCGATGGTTCGGGCAAGCCTGTCGATCTGCCCTATGACGTGACGGGCTGGACCTTGCCGTTGCAGATGGGCGTCAGGGTGGACACGATCAAAACGCCGCTGGATGCCAGGATCAAGGGCCAGCTGGGCGAAATCGCCAGTGCCGCATTGCCCAAATCCAGCATCGTCGGGAAAGGCAATGTCTTCGCGTTGAGCCGCAAAGTGAATGCCAGCTTCGTCGCGGTGAACGAAATCCTGTCTAAAGGCGGCCGTATTGGCTTGTCGACAGGCGCCGTCACCACCGACAAGGGCGCCGAAACCGGTGCGATCATTGTCGAAGGTATCAGCCGCGCCGCCCTGCTGCCGATCCTGGAAAAGCAGCGGATCAACGCGACCGCCATGGCGGCCGCGCCGGCGGTGAACGGGATTGCGGCGGCCAAGGTTGGCCTATATCGCCCGTGGGGCGCGAATATGTATGACGAAGGCTGGACCCGCTGGCTTCTCGAACAGTCCAACTATGCCCCCGCCAGCATTTACAACGCCGACATGAAGGCGGGCAGCCTGTCAGCAAAGTTCGACACGATCATCCTGCCGGACATTAACGGGCCGAGTGCCGAGAAGATCGCCGAAGAACAGCGCAAGAAAGCCGCCGCCGGCGAAAAGACGTCGACGCGCCGCCCCGGCCCGATCGGCACCTTGCTTGACGGATTGAGCAGCACCGATGTGCCGGCGTCCTATGCTGGCGGCATCGGCGATGACGGCGCGGCGGCGCTCAAGGCCTTCGTTGCCGACGGCGGAACGCTGATCGCGCTTAACAATGCGTCGGATGCGGTGATCGATCTGTTCGACCTTCCGGTCACCAACATCCTCAAGAATGCGAAAAGCACGGAGTTCTTCTGTTCGGGCGCCCTTCTCGAAATCGGCCTCAATGGCGCCTCGGTCGCAACGGCGGGGTTGCCTGCAAACCCGGTGGTGATGTTCGAGCGCGGCCCGGCGTTTGAACCCAAGCCCGGCTTCAACGGCCAGATCCTCGCTTCCTACGCACCGGACAAGAATCCGCTACAAAGCGGGGTCCTGCTGTATCCGGAAAAGATCCAGGGTAAGGCAGCGGCGATGGAAGTTGCCTACGGCAAGGGCAAAATCTACCTTTACGGTTTCAAGCCGCAATGGCGCGCCCAATCGCACGGGACATATAAGTTCCTTTATAATCTGCTGTATAAACAAAAGGATGATGCCTCCACCCCGGCACATCACTGA
- a CDS encoding winged helix-turn-helix domain-containing protein: MIRIGPLRLKAQMFCGQETAMGPGKADLLDAIAREGSISAAGRALGMSYRRTWLLVDTMNRCWKEPLVETAAGGARGGGARLTGLGQDILVHYRALEQRVAEIADSAPLQALNAAMRETPKPAQ; this comes from the coding sequence ATGATCAGGATCGGGCCGTTGCGGCTGAAAGCGCAGATGTTCTGCGGGCAGGAAACCGCGATGGGGCCGGGCAAGGCCGATCTGCTGGACGCAATCGCCCGCGAAGGTTCGATATCGGCCGCCGGACGCGCACTTGGCATGAGTTACAGACGGACCTGGCTGCTGGTCGACACCATGAACCGCTGCTGGAAGGAACCGTTGGTGGAAACGGCAGCCGGCGGCGCGCGTGGCGGCGGCGCCCGCCTGACCGGGTTGGGCCAGGACATTCTTGTGCACTATCGGGCGCTCGAACAGCGTGTTGCCGAGATTGCGGACAGCGCGCCCTTGCAGGCGCTCAATGCCGCCATGCGCGAAACCCCAAAACCTGCCCAATGA
- a CDS encoding DegT/DnrJ/EryC1/StrS family aminotransferase: MTRMPPRKIQYGGAMLDEKEVDAVVNVMRTSMSVGQQVQSFEKRCAEVMGHKYGVMVNSGSSALMLAMRMLNLPKGSEVITPVLTFSTDVASIVHAGYVPAFVDVVLDTYQIDIDRIERMITPKTKAMLVPNLVGGTPDWDALRALADKHGLKLVEDSCDTLGGTLRGTKTGTRADISVTSFSIFHIITCLGNGGLVATNDEALWDWGLMARAWGRSSEKYLHGTKQQDSDGRFLEDLDGIQYDGMFIFEDVAYGFIPNEAGAAFGHEQLNKLPMFWELRDRNFQSHRQFLDKYPDIFIPARLLPEVETTWICYPVQLRPELGWSRRELQVHLEEAGIFTRVIFSGNITRHPMMKGVDCRIDPDGYPVADQIMEQGLMLPCHPTMTEEDNAYLYQTLEDFIALQRAKIAAE, translated from the coding sequence ATGACGAGGATGCCCCCGCGCAAGATCCAATATGGCGGTGCGATGCTCGACGAAAAGGAAGTCGATGCCGTCGTCAACGTCATGCGCACCAGCATGAGCGTCGGCCAGCAGGTGCAGAGCTTCGAAAAGCGCTGCGCCGAGGTGATGGGTCACAAATATGGTGTGATGGTCAATTCCGGATCGTCGGCGCTGATGCTGGCCATGCGGATGCTGAACCTGCCTAAGGGGTCGGAAGTCATCACCCCGGTGCTCACCTTCTCCACCGACGTCGCGTCGATCGTGCATGCCGGCTACGTGCCCGCCTTTGTCGATGTCGTGCTCGATACCTATCAGATCGATATCGACAGGATCGAACGGATGATCACGCCGAAGACCAAGGCGATGCTTGTCCCCAATCTGGTCGGCGGCACGCCGGACTGGGATGCGTTGCGCGCGCTGGCGGACAAGCATGGGCTGAAGCTGGTCGAGGATAGTTGCGACACGCTCGGCGGCACACTGCGCGGCACCAAGACGGGCACCCGCGCCGATATTTCGGTGACGAGTTTTTCGATCTTCCACATCATCACCTGCCTTGGCAATGGCGGGCTGGTCGCGACCAATGACGAAGCGTTGTGGGATTGGGGCCTGATGGCCCGCGCCTGGGGCCGTTCGTCGGAGAAATATCTCCACGGCACCAAGCAGCAGGACAGCGATGGCCGCTTCCTCGAAGATCTCGATGGCATCCAATATGATGGCATGTTCATCTTCGAGGATGTCGCCTACGGCTTCATTCCGAACGAGGCGGGCGCCGCCTTCGGCCATGAACAGTTGAACAAGCTGCCGATGTTCTGGGAATTGCGCGACCGCAACTTCCAGAGCCACCGCCAGTTCCTCGACAAATATCCCGATATTTTCATCCCGGCGCGATTGCTGCCCGAGGTGGAAACGACCTGGATCTGCTATCCGGTTCAGCTTCGCCCGGAACTCGGCTGGAGCCGCCGCGAACTGCAGGTGCATCTGGAAGAGGCGGGCATTTTCACCCGCGTGATCTTCTCCGGCAACATCACGCGGCATCCGATGATGAAGGGCGTCGATTGCCGGATCGATCCGGATGGATATCCGGTCGCCGATCAGATCATGGAACAGGGGCTGATGCTGCCTTGCCATCCGACGATGACAGAGGAAGACAACGCCTATCTCTATCAGACGCTGGAGGATTTCATCGCCTTGCAGCGGGCAAAGATCGCCGCCGAATAA
- a CDS encoding molybdenum ABC transporter ATP-binding protein: MSFEIDATRRLGDTIIRMSLRSNTGLTALFGPSGAGKTSVLNMVAGLLRPDAGRIAVDGAVLFDSEAGIDLPPERRRAGYVFQDGRLFPHKRVRANLVYGERLAEPAHRWIGLDDVVAFLGIGHLLDRWPRTLSGGEAQRVAIGRALLCAPRFLLMDEPLSSLDAARREEILGVIERIRDELNLPILYVSHDRGEVDRLATTVISIGAAS, from the coding sequence ATGTCCTTTGAAATCGATGCCACGCGCCGGCTGGGCGACACCATTATCCGGATGTCACTGCGCTCGAACACTGGCCTGACGGCATTGTTCGGCCCGTCCGGCGCCGGCAAGACAAGCGTGCTGAACATGGTGGCGGGGCTGCTGCGCCCTGATGCAGGCCGGATCGCGGTCGATGGGGCGGTGCTCTTCGACAGCGAAGCCGGAATCGATCTTCCGCCGGAACGGAGACGCGCGGGCTACGTGTTTCAGGACGGACGCCTTTTCCCCCACAAACGCGTGCGGGCCAATCTCGTTTATGGCGAACGGCTGGCCGAACCCGCGCACCGCTGGATCGGGCTGGATGACGTCGTCGCCTTTCTCGGCATCGGCCACCTCCTCGATCGGTGGCCGCGCACATTATCCGGCGGCGAAGCCCAGCGTGTCGCCATCGGCCGCGCCCTGCTCTGCGCACCACGCTTTCTGCTGATGGACGAACCGCTATCATCGCTGGATGCCGCCCGCCGCGAAGAAATCTTGGGCGTGATCGAACGGATCCGCGATGAACTGAACCTGCCGATCCTCTATGTCAGCCATGATCGGGGCGAAGTGGACCGGCTGGCCACGACGGTGATATCCATCGGCGCCGCGTCCTGA
- the modB gene encoding molybdate ABC transporter permease subunit — translation MPLLTPDDWDIIHLSLKVSAVAVFLTLPVAFALAWLLARGLFPGKFLIDGVVHLPLVLPPVVTGWLLLLAFGNNGPAGRFFEQWLGITFMFRWTGAALAAAIMALPLMVRAIRLSIEAVDRRLEGAARTLGASAAHTFFTITVPLSLPGILAAAVLGFARSVGEFGATITFVSNIPGETRTLPIAIYTALQVPGAEDTVTRLAIISVILSLGALIASEALARRSGAGQGSHVL, via the coding sequence GTGCCTTTACTCACGCCTGACGATTGGGACATTATCCATCTCTCGCTCAAGGTGAGCGCGGTGGCGGTGTTTCTGACACTGCCCGTGGCCTTCGCGCTGGCCTGGCTACTCGCGCGGGGGCTTTTTCCCGGCAAGTTTCTGATCGACGGCGTGGTTCACCTGCCGCTGGTATTGCCGCCCGTCGTTACCGGATGGCTGCTGCTGCTGGCCTTTGGCAACAATGGCCCTGCCGGCCGCTTCTTCGAACAATGGCTGGGCATCACGTTCATGTTCCGCTGGACCGGTGCGGCGCTGGCGGCCGCCATCATGGCCCTGCCGCTGATGGTGCGCGCCATCAGATTGTCGATCGAAGCGGTCGATCGCAGGCTAGAAGGCGCCGCGCGGACGCTGGGCGCGAGCGCCGCGCATACCTTCTTCACAATCACGGTGCCGCTGTCCCTGCCCGGCATTCTCGCGGCAGCCGTGCTGGGATTCGCGCGGTCCGTGGGCGAATTCGGGGCGACGATCACCTTCGTGTCGAACATTCCGGGAGAGACCCGGACATTGCCGATCGCCATCTACACCGCGCTGCAGGTGCCCGGCGCGGAAGATACGGTGACGCGCCTCGCTATCATCTCGGTGATCCTCTCGCTCGGCGCACTCATCGCGTCCGAAGCCCTCGCCCGTCGATCCGGCGCAGGCCAAGGCAGCCATGTCCTTTGA
- a CDS encoding TonB-dependent receptor gives MTGFYLAGRLSRATGRGSLQFALAVSLLALSAASASAQTVPASQSANGAGSDEIVVTALRRESTVQDTPLAITAISGQNLTNAGVTNVTDYAKMVPGLRVQDSGPGQRRLSLRGIRASGEPTVGTYYDETPVAGSVGVSSDAAGRTPDFSLFDIERVEVLRGPQGTLYGSSSMGGAVRVIFAKPKFEYEGAAEATVSTTKGGGFSYNINGMVNVPIANDVLAARLVVYRRDSSGYVDNSFLGRDDVNDYTAEGGRFLLRYTPTADLTIDASALIESTNASSYSWNPLVGERKSAAQAILPYKDDSQIYNITARWDAGPVALTAITSYQHRKSEYAADDSYYIDSYLTPARCAAFVNGGGACSQAQLDTYYAYVDSLSPAVIHYPGKTKDWTHELRLNSTGDGNLSWTVGVFSENRSNQVNGQDARVDPATGEIIRPLQLFYRRSIDDKFKQIAGYGEASYKVTPELTLTGGTRYFHYKKTIVGETDMPWDLIGATAKPPTTVQSKESGWIFKFNADYQFSPDFMIYAQASQGFRPGGANQVIGLADALTAYEADKLWNYELGAKTAFFNRRLFANVAVFQIDWENMQVSGRTLNNAFSFISNAGAARVRGAELELNARPIDGMQVNLNSTYLDAKLTEDQISDTVSAPGRKGNRMPYIPRFTAGATVEYGWEVSPSLKMVTRADINHVGASYSEFRPDNALRIKLKPYQLANMRVGLEEADGRWAAYVFLNNVFDAVAINHASQSSTPNSYSVTSATPRTIGVNLRTKF, from the coding sequence ATGACGGGATTTTATCTTGCTGGTCGCCTGTCCAGGGCGACCGGGCGGGGAAGCTTACAATTTGCCCTCGCCGTGTCGCTTCTTGCTCTCTCCGCTGCCTCTGCCAGCGCCCAGACCGTCCCTGCATCGCAATCCGCAAACGGCGCCGGCTCCGACGAGATCGTGGTCACCGCACTCCGTCGTGAATCGACCGTTCAGGACACGCCGCTCGCCATCACGGCGATCAGCGGACAGAACCTCACCAATGCGGGCGTCACCAACGTAACCGATTACGCCAAGATGGTGCCGGGCCTGCGCGTGCAGGACAGCGGCCCGGGCCAGCGCCGGCTAAGCCTTCGTGGCATCCGCGCATCGGGTGAACCAACGGTCGGCACCTATTATGACGAGACGCCGGTCGCAGGCTCGGTCGGCGTGTCGAGCGATGCCGCTGGCCGGACGCCCGACTTTTCGTTGTTCGATATCGAACGGGTGGAAGTGTTGCGCGGCCCACAGGGCACGCTTTACGGTTCCAGTTCGATGGGCGGCGCGGTCCGCGTCATCTTCGCCAAACCCAAATTCGAATATGAAGGCGCGGCCGAAGCCACGGTTTCGACCACCAAGGGCGGCGGTTTCAGCTACAACATCAATGGCATGGTCAATGTGCCGATTGCCAACGATGTCCTGGCGGCACGGCTGGTTGTCTACCGGCGCGATTCGAGTGGCTATGTCGACAACAGCTTTCTCGGTCGCGACGATGTGAACGATTATACGGCGGAAGGCGGGCGGTTTCTGCTGCGCTACACGCCGACGGCGGACCTGACGATCGATGCCAGCGCGCTGATCGAAAGCACCAACGCATCTTCCTATTCCTGGAATCCGCTGGTGGGCGAACGCAAATCGGCAGCCCAGGCGATCCTGCCCTACAAGGATGACAGCCAGATCTACAATATCACCGCGCGGTGGGATGCTGGTCCGGTCGCCCTGACGGCCATCACATCTTATCAGCACCGCAAATCCGAATATGCCGCGGACGACAGCTATTATATCGATTCCTACCTCACCCCCGCCCGCTGCGCGGCCTTCGTCAACGGTGGCGGTGCCTGTTCGCAGGCTCAGCTCGACACCTATTACGCCTATGTCGACAGCCTTTCGCCGGCCGTCATCCATTATCCGGGCAAGACCAAGGACTGGACCCACGAACTGCGGCTCAATTCGACCGGCGACGGCAATCTGAGCTGGACGGTGGGTGTGTTCTCGGAAAACCGGTCGAACCAGGTGAACGGGCAGGATGCACGGGTTGACCCTGCGACCGGCGAAATCATTCGCCCGCTTCAATTATTCTATCGCCGATCGATCGACGACAAGTTCAAGCAGATCGCCGGCTATGGCGAGGCATCCTACAAGGTTACGCCGGAACTGACGCTGACGGGTGGCACGCGATACTTCCATTACAAGAAGACGATTGTCGGCGAAACCGACATGCCCTGGGATCTGATCGGAGCCACGGCGAAGCCGCCGACGACAGTGCAGAGCAAGGAAAGCGGCTGGATCTTCAAGTTCAACGCCGATTACCAGTTCAGCCCGGATTTCATGATCTATGCACAGGCATCGCAGGGCTTCCGCCCGGGCGGCGCGAACCAGGTGATCGGCCTGGCGGATGCCCTCACCGCTTATGAAGCGGACAAGCTGTGGAATTATGAACTCGGCGCCAAGACGGCCTTCTTCAATCGTCGTCTCTTTGCCAACGTCGCGGTTTTCCAGATCGACTGGGAAAACATGCAGGTCAGCGGCCGCACGTTGAACAATGCGTTCAGTTTCATCTCCAATGCGGGTGCCGCCCGTGTTCGTGGGGCGGAGCTGGAGCTCAACGCCCGGCCGATCGATGGCATGCAGGTCAATCTCAACAGCACCTATCTGGATGCCAAGCTGACCGAGGATCAGATTTCCGACACGGTTTCCGCACCGGGGCGCAAGGGCAACCGTATGCCCTACATCCCTCGCTTCACGGCGGGCGCAACCGTGGAATATGGCTGGGAAGTGTCGCCATCGCTGAAAATGGTGACGCGCGCCGATATCAACCATGTCGGTGCGTCTTATTCGGAATTCCGGCCGGACAACGCGCTTCGGATCAAGCTGAAACCCTATCAGCTGGCCAATATGCGCGTCGGGCTCGAGGAAGCCGATGGTCGCTGGGCGGCTTATGTCTTCCTCAACAATGTGTTCGATGCCGTGGCGATCAACCACGCATCGCAAAGCTCGACGCCCAATTCCTACAGCGTGACGAGCGCAACGCCGCGCACCATCGGTGTCAACCTGCGCACCAAGTTCTGA
- a CDS encoding TetR/AcrR family transcriptional regulator, translating to MQLLDTAAEIFIRDGYAGASIDRIAAAAGVGKPTIYARFGSKANLLKMVIEHILENRLVAIDDRITACTAEEGLKEQLANIITASTEPMFVGIFRLFLTEANNFPEIFAAFHSTTELQSKRLLIEHLARHREFDSLKASREETAGILLDMVSALVVMTSVRSDSHQTLSARQEASRIVDVILHGLLPAQIPSP from the coding sequence GTGCAATTGCTTGATACAGCAGCGGAAATCTTCATCCGCGATGGCTATGCCGGCGCATCGATCGACCGGATCGCGGCCGCCGCAGGGGTTGGCAAGCCGACAATCTACGCCCGGTTCGGGAGCAAGGCGAACCTTCTCAAGATGGTGATCGAGCATATTCTCGAAAACCGGCTCGTTGCGATCGACGATCGGATCACGGCATGCACCGCCGAAGAGGGCCTGAAAGAACAGCTCGCCAACATCATCACGGCGTCCACCGAACCGATGTTCGTTGGGATATTCCGCTTGTTCCTGACCGAAGCCAATAATTTTCCCGAAATCTTCGCGGCATTCCACAGTACGACGGAACTTCAGTCCAAACGCCTGCTTATCGAGCACCTCGCCCGCCATCGCGAGTTCGACAGCCTGAAAGCATCACGCGAAGAAACCGCCGGAATCCTGCTGGATATGGTCAGTGCGCTGGTCGTGATGACATCGGTCAGATCGGATTCGCACCAGACGCTTTCAGCCAGGCAGGAAGCGTCACGCATTGTCGATGTCATCCTGCATGGGCTGCTGCCGGCACAAATCCCGAGCCCTTGA
- a CDS encoding helix-turn-helix transcriptional regulator yields MPKPISMPTPRRPSSKVARELLQKVRDVGGDADAILRHAGLPSGLDAMLRSAWAAPLSPDQFTLIYRECVAALEEHDSRRQGRPPMTKSEVDMLCYCVINCATLADAITRAAAFCAMLDGRAAELSISTAGPQATFRMHTFRRKRDTAAFLTDLTGLSTYHRLFGWLIGEDIEPLSVEVCYPLLIEEEVAARLMPHPIAYGRADNLLHFPARYLDRPVVRSYAELVELLKTFPFDLESVPSKRMSMTKRVRAALGGALIRRVPLPTLESLARQFSISGATLKRRLANEGASMQQLKERCRRDLAIDLLADASLSFSEIAQRVGFSDATTFSRGFKAWTGISPSAYRNAGPASE; encoded by the coding sequence ATGCCCAAGCCGATCTCCATGCCGACACCACGGCGCCCATCGTCGAAGGTCGCGCGCGAACTGCTTCAAAAGGTGCGCGATGTCGGCGGTGACGCCGATGCCATATTGCGCCATGCCGGGCTTCCGTCCGGCCTGGACGCAATGCTGCGTTCGGCATGGGCAGCCCCGCTTTCGCCCGACCAGTTCACCCTGATCTATCGCGAGTGCGTCGCCGCGCTGGAAGAACATGACAGCCGTCGGCAGGGCCGCCCGCCGATGACAAAAAGCGAAGTCGACATGCTGTGCTACTGCGTGATCAATTGCGCGACACTGGCGGACGCAATCACGCGGGCGGCTGCCTTCTGCGCCATGCTGGATGGCCGCGCGGCGGAATTATCGATCTCGACAGCCGGGCCGCAAGCGACCTTCCGCATGCACACCTTCCGGCGCAAGCGCGATACCGCCGCCTTCCTGACCGACCTGACGGGGCTGTCCACCTATCATCGCCTGTTCGGCTGGCTGATCGGCGAAGATATCGAGCCACTTTCGGTCGAGGTCTGTTACCCCTTGCTGATCGAAGAAGAAGTGGCCGCACGGCTGATGCCGCATCCGATCGCTTATGGCCGAGCCGACAATCTGCTCCATTTCCCGGCGCGCTATCTCGATCGCCCCGTCGTGCGGAGCTACGCCGAATTGGTGGAATTGCTCAAAACCTTCCCGTTCGATCTGGAAAGCGTCCCGTCAAAACGGATGTCGATGACAAAAAGAGTCCGCGCGGCGCTTGGCGGGGCGCTGATACGACGCGTTCCCCTGCCCACGCTGGAAAGCCTTGCCCGCCAGTTCAGCATCAGCGGTGCCACGTTGAAACGCCGGCTGGCTAACGAAGGCGCGTCGATGCAGCAGTTGAAAGAGCGTTGCCGCCGTGACCTTGCGATCGACCTGCTGGCCGACGCCAGCCTGTCCTTCAGCGAAATCGCCCAGCGCGTTGGTTTCAGCGACGCCACCACCTTCAGCCGCGGCTTCAAGGCGTGGACGGGCATCTCCCCATCCGCCTATCGCAACGCCGGGCCTGCATCCGAATAG
- the modA gene encoding molybdate ABC transporter substrate-binding protein → MTRLIGRLLLAIALFGVTLSPAIAQVKPPLVLAAASLQEALNAAVDTWTAKGHARPVLSFAASSALARQIGSGARADLFISADEPWMDDVAKKGLIKPETRVSFLANRLVLIAPVGKPAKLAIRTGFPIAKALGNSGRLAMADPDAVPAGKYGKAALTRLGVWASIEARVARAENVRAALALVERGEAPLGIVYETDARASKAVTIVGAFPASSHPPITYPMAILRTATSPETDRFRRFLLSGQGKAIFVHHGFVAR, encoded by the coding sequence ATGACCAGACTGATCGGTCGATTGCTGCTGGCGATTGCCCTGTTCGGCGTGACGCTATCCCCCGCCATCGCGCAAGTGAAGCCGCCGCTTGTCCTGGCCGCCGCAAGCCTTCAGGAAGCTCTGAACGCGGCGGTCGACACCTGGACCGCCAAGGGCCACGCCAGACCGGTGCTATCCTTTGCTGCCTCGTCGGCGCTTGCCCGGCAAATCGGTTCGGGGGCGCGCGCCGATCTCTTCATTTCGGCCGACGAACCGTGGATGGACGATGTCGCCAAAAAAGGCCTCATCAAACCGGAAACGCGGGTGTCTTTCCTCGCCAACCGCCTCGTCCTGATCGCGCCCGTCGGCAAACCGGCAAAGCTTGCCATTCGCACCGGTTTCCCGATCGCCAAGGCGCTGGGCAACAGCGGGAGACTTGCGATGGCCGATCCGGACGCAGTGCCCGCCGGCAAATATGGAAAGGCCGCGCTAACCCGACTTGGCGTCTGGGCGTCTATCGAAGCGCGGGTCGCGCGCGCGGAAAACGTCCGGGCGGCGCTGGCCCTGGTCGAACGGGGCGAGGCGCCGCTCGGCATCGTCTATGAGACGGACGCGCGCGCATCCAAAGCCGTCACGATCGTCGGTGCCTTTCCGGCGAGCAGCCATCCGCCCATCACCTATCCGATGGCCATATTGAGAACCGCGACCAGCCCGGAAACGGATAGATTCCGCCGTTTTCTGCTTTCGGGTCAGGGCAAGGCGATCTTCGTGCACCATGGCTTCGTTGCCAGATAA